The genomic segment TAATGTTTCGTGTGTTAATGTTATGCTGCTTATATGGACATCCTCCTCAAAAGAATATCATCAACATTccattcgttcgttcgttccttcTTCTATCTTGATCTACttgaactttttttctttttttttttttcgttttctgtTAAGGCTAGTTTCTAACACGTGAATTCTTTCGGTtcctccgtctctctctctctctctctccctctctccctctccctctctctctctctctttgcgtCTTTCTCGTTTGTTGTTTGTAATTAAACAGATCAGAGATAAAAAGTAGCTTAAGCCATGCTCGATTGGCCGGGGTCTGTGTTCTTTGAGGTGGATAACGTGGCGTTCACGTTATTGTCACTAACGTTACCACTGCTACCCGCGACAGGCTCTGACTGGCCCCCGGCATTCTCCGAGGTCTGCATGTACTTGGGCTTCAGGATCGAGTTTAAGGATGGCTGAATCCGCAGCTCGTATTCTGTAAAGTTAAATAAAGGGGGGAGTTCCCGGCCATTCGGTAATCGCGTACCCTGCTCCCGAAGTTCGTCGAAGAAGGGATGAGCGCATGCTTCCAACGGCGTGATCCGGCCGGATGGCGTATACTCTAGGAGACCAGCGACTAATTCCATCGCTTCCGGTGGCGTGCGTGCCCTGAACACCTGAAAACACCCAAATTACGTtactctctcctctcctttctcttgtcattttatatatatatatggttaaTCCGTGGTTAACAAGGACAAGTCTCGAATATCtcatcgttttttctttttttttttttctcttcaattttcatttctgttCTCGTATAGAATATTCGGttagagaagaaaagatttaattattctcttgGCATTTCCTTGGCAAAGGAATATTATAGTAGAGGCAACAAGTTTTATCCGTTCAAAGATCTGTTCGATcacttttcatttaatatttcaaattatgaaacgatgttgttcaattaaataacactctttcgttctttaaaatattgaaatattaaaatttacgtgATTCCATGATTCCCTTGATTCTTGTCATCTTTTAATCATTCCTCACTCGAATACATTAGCATCAACAACAATACTTTTTAATCGTGGTGtccatacaaaaattttattatatctgattaaatatgtttattcatatattcatcgaagaattaataataataaaaaaaaaggaaaaagaattatcgagaaaaagatagacgcgcaagaaacaaaaatcttAACTGAACAAAAACTTTTGCCtctattatatcgaaattacaCACAGCATTATGTAGATTGAATGGAAACCTAATAATAACGGCAAGCAATAAAAATACGGCAGCAACacggtttttaaaatttaaaaatttctgtctGATCGGTGTATTAGGCGACGTATTGTTATACTTGATCAAATTAGTGGATATGAGATGCTTCGACTTTGACcaaattttacatttgtttctataataaatggtcgataaaatttatcgatttggtctttttaaaaaacaaaaaactggtatatcgattttttttaacaaaacgtATTTacttgggaaaaaaaaacagaaagaagaaacgtgaCAACTCGTGAttgatataaaacaaaattatatcgaatattttggaTGGATAATGAAAACTGAGAAGAGGATAAAAACGGAATAAAAACGGAATCGTAAGATGATTTCGTgtcaacaaaaaaagaaaacaattaaatcGATACGAAATTATTGCATATCGATTTTGACACATTAAGGAGATACTTTCGTTCACCACCAGAACATTAGAGTAAGTGATTTATACCGAGAACGggattaattaatgttaaagttggttaaaataaagaaaaaaaaaaaaataacgagtcGGTCGAAAAATGAAGATGAGAAAATGACAGATATTATACGTGAGTTTGAGAAAAGATGTCGAGCGATTTGTGATGCAGAGAATCGAAATGATGATggttttttcgttttcgtcGGGTTCATCATCCTCCGTTTTAGCCGTAATTGAGCATCGTGTcctgattatttttatcgtttcagaTGCTGCAAAATACGTTGGTTACGTTGGTTAGTATAATATTCACGtactagaaaaagaaaaagagagaaagagagagagatagaaaaaaaaaaaaggtatattTGCTAATAGCCAATAAGtgataaagaaacaatttgcGTTTTCAACAAGGGGATCACTTACTCTAATCTTTTGGTGCTCCGTGGAACACTTTAGTCCACTCATTCGTTGAAGCATAAACTGTAACCACGAGTAACCATGTGTCGATGAATGTGTGATTAGGATCAATTGAGAAACCAATTAGATGGAACGAAATCTTACCCTCTTTCAATGTTCTTTCGTTATCCTTCTCATTTTTCCTTACTTTTACAAAAcaagaaacattatttaaaccTGTGCAAACCAAGTACGCATTTTCAAAGTAGTTTTACGTTCCATTATTCATAGTTAACGATTTCAAGATATCTCTTTATCtccagttaaaaataatattttctaaattactaataataataataatttcgaacacCACCTAAAAACTCGTTGAAACGGGAGCGGATTGGCTCACTCGTTTCACCCATTACTCACGAACACGTACGCAGTTACGAAATTAGAATTACGTAGACGACACCGTGTGTTCCACGATTACAACGGGcgcttattattaaaacaattataataataagagagaGGGGCGATGGGCTACCTTTTGCCATGGATGCGCCTTAATTTGTGGGAATTTGAACTCGGTGTAATTGGGGTTCATCTCACGTATCTGGTCACGTGTCGGGGTGCCGAGCACCTTGATGATCTCCACCAATTGATCCACTCCGCTGTCCCCTGGGAATATCGGTTGGCCGAGCAATAACTCTGCCACTACACAACCTGCGCTCCAAACATCTGCGAAACACGCGTTGGTTTCATATGATtggttgaaaaagaaattggaaaaattgaattttaactttaatcctCTGTTAACGATAAATTGATcgttaatgaaaattcaatcgaGACTTCAATAATGGTAGACATACCGATTTTTGTAGTATAATCAATAGCACCAAAGATCAATTCGGGCGCGCGATAGTAACGACTACAGATGTAAGACACATTGGGCTCCCCTTTCACCAGATGTTTGGCGGAACCAAAATCACAGAGCTTGAGAACGCCAGATTCCGGGTCGAGCAGAAGATTTTGCGGTTTGATATCCCTGTGGCAGATTCCCAGCGAGTGGATGTACGCCAGAGAACGGAATAATTGATACATATACAGCTGAAAAGTACAGaatacgatatatatgtatatatacgaagaattctaattctatttgGATATATgaagcattatatatatataattataatcaataaaattaatagaaaattaaaaaaatatttataaatataataatttaattaaatttatgttaaaattttatactaataaataaaattattatatcaaatatggttattattaattttatcataaattattattttaaaataaattatattgtagtttttaaattaattgtatcaattaattatataatcgttCGATATTTATAGAGTAAACGCGAGATTCTTTGTAacggagaagaaggaaaggcttaccttaatgaaattaatcggTATGGTCTGCTTGCTCTTGTTATAATGCCGAGCAACTTTATACACAGTTTCAGGTATGTATTCCAGCACTAGGTTCAAATAAACCTCGTCCTTCTAAAAGAAATCCGCGGAAGATATGGTTAATAGATAATCGTGTCGATACGGAGGATCGATCACGCGTACGTGATCGTGCGGATACGTGCCGTCTCAAAGGCGCACGCGGCTCCAAAAGCAAAATTGACGTCTAGTTTAAATCTAGTTTTGTCCACGCGCCAAGTACCTTTGagccacacacacacacacacacgcgcgcgatGATTATTTTCTATGACTAGCGGTCAAGCTGCATCGGCTTACTACGTaagttgaataataaaaaatcattcaagGCTATAGAAATACATTGCACACGCTACTatgggaaaagaaaagaaagagaaaagaaagaaaaagaaaaaaaaaaaatcaaacgatAAACTTTTTTCTCGTAAAGTGGAGTGTGAACTTCTCTAATATGATTCGTGACGAGGGCAAGTGAGTGACAAGGATCTTTGATTATAAACAAAAGGATTTTCTCTACTGCGTGTCCAATGTGTCCACgcatatatgataaattggaTCGACGAAAatcggttcttttttttttcttcgtttctttttttcaatctgcCTATTATATTTAAGCGGGAATTTGcctaaattttctcgaaaaaggaTGTTTCTCGTGAAAACTACTGGATACTCGCTTGTTCACTTACGTCCACATGAAAAACTGGATTAGTTGCGTTTAAGATGTTCTACAAAATAACACAACGTCGCATGCATTAAACAACGAATACTAGGCGTTTTTATTTAGAGACTTGTGTATCATTCGACAGAAATCAGAAGTATCGCTGCTATTacgtataaatatcttataaaatcttgaaaaaaaaaaaagatagaaaaaaaaagaaagaaaaaaaagaaagaatcgaggTAATTTACGCAACgcaatataaaacatataaccTACTAATTTGCGtaaaaggggaggaaaaaaaaaaaaaaaagaattcgtaaatcataattttatacgttcaaaatttcaatcgagtgtacgagaaatagaaaataacagTGAATAATTACCTTATCACCGCTGGagtagaagaaatatttcagtttCACGATGTTACAATGCTCGAGGCGCCGCATGATTTGCAATTCTCtgttctataaataaaaggaaaagaaatttcgattaacGACACGACGCGACGTTGCACGTTCTCGAGAGTAAATAGCGATTAAGATTGGGAATATCATCGTTTTTAAGAACAATTTGTCGAGATATACATACGTAAGATAATTTCTCTCACCTTAAATCGTTTGTCTTGAAGAACTTTCTTGATGGCGACCAGCTCTTCCGTGTCGCATAATTTCGCTAGATATACAACGCCGAAGCTGCCGTTACCGATTACTTTAGTGTCTGTGTAGGAGATCTCTTGGGGACGATCCGGACCAGCACCAGGTGTAGCCACCACGGTTGTAACTTTGTTGCCATCTCTATCTGCATTATACATCACACCGCCCATAGAAACAATCGAAAACGAAAATGTAGAGAGATAAGAAGGGCACAGCGAGAAGGGCGCAACACACgatatactaataattttaactctcTGCGAAGCAATGCCGAGTGAATCAAGGTTAAAACgttaaataatcgatcgatcggatgTACGATTGTTTAACGTTAGTTCGTCGATCGACTCGATCCGACGAtttcgacgatcgatcgagtCGAGTCAAACTTTAACAGAGATGCCATTCGCGAAACAGCCGCATCGTaagcaatgaaattttaatcgaagaaaCGCGTAAAAAAGcgtggaaaattggaaaagatttTAGAAAAGTGAAgttggagaaaagaaaaaagaaaaaaaaaaaattgaagtattACGATTTATCTTTCCGATTTAtcgaattgaatgaaatttaaatattctatgaacgagaaatggaaaatatataaatacctaATATCTTTGTACATGACGCGTATCTCTTACGTaactattattaagaataagattttatcgaataagaatagagagaaaatttatgattttaacatATTGCTTCGTATATATTTGCTTTGCtcaaaaaataatctcgaaaaCTCCTTTTCCAACAAAGGTGATAGTAAAGaaagacagagacagagagagagaaagtccTTTAACGATTTGTAACGCAACGAGaagttatagaaaaaaaaaaaagaatcgatgattcctccaaaaatatatctaatcagATATACAAtccttttaaaatcgaaacgtTTGAGAATATAAGATTCTCAAACGAtgctattttcttatattcattcgaataatttctcatACTTGactatacataaaaaaaactcTTGGATAAGAAATAAGATCCAACCAAAGATTGTTTCTCAGCAGAATGGACGAATGAGTGAATcgaacaaagaagaaaaaaaagtgagaagaaaaagaagaatatttggcCACGAATCGTAGGAATAATTGTGCAGAATTACAAGACGGTTGCACACGATCGTATCGATCTTTACGACTGTCCTTAGACGATTGTCAACGGGCGAGAAGGATAACCTTGACGAGATACTACGACTAATAGATAACGCGATGTGCGGACCGGTTCTCTTCTCATCGAACCGTAGCTGAAAATAGGATCGCGGCGCACaaatgaatcgaatcgaatcgggaTGAAGAATTGGCAGAAATATATTCGGAGGAAATCGAATTGACTCGCGATCGCATTTTTACCATCACCGGATGAATCGAAACGCGCGCGGCCAACGATAAGATGCCACGTGGACCGTGCTTTCCTTCTTGACATTTCGCCAACATTTTTCTCTCCGGTTaacctttttcctctttcgttACCGTTACTTCTTTCCACTCCCCGATACGAGAACAGTATCATTTCAAAGTTTCGATTTAGAACGAAAACGCGGATCAATTCCATTTCTCCTCTATTTATTCGccgtttaatagaaatttcaatgCAAATGGTTCGAACCGATGAAGAAATTTCACGTCGGACGGGTTTTCTCCCTACTTTATTACGCAACGTAATCGGCAAGGATTATAATCGTATGAATTTTCCTTCTCCACGtggcaatttatttttcatttaacgtATCTCGCGACACGAGCAAAATACCGACAATTTTACGCATCTCTTGACCGAATATCGATCGACTATTTAATCCTTTGGTTATGGTCGGCAAAAAGACTATGTTGTAGCGAATCTCTCCATTCTAATAATCCGTATTCG from the Apis mellifera strain DH4 linkage group LG9, Amel_HAv3.1, whole genome shotgun sequence genome contains:
- the LOC408976 gene encoding glycogen synthase kinase-3 beta isoform X15, with product MSSRPRTTSFADCTNAPSNPPLGGMRVSSGVMYNADRDGNKVTTVVATPGAGPDRPQEISYTDTKVIGNGSFGVVYLAKLCDTEELVAIKKVLQDKRFKNRELQIMRRLEHCNIVKLKYFFYSSGDKNILNATNPVFHVDKDEVYLNLVLEYIPETVYKVARHYNKSKQTIPINFIKLYMYQLFRSLAYIHSLGICHRDIKPQNLLLDPESGVLKLCDFGSAKHLVKGEPNVSYICSRYYRAPELIFGAIDYTTKIDVWSAGCVVAELLLGQPIFPGDSGVDQLVEIIKVLGTPTRDQIREMNPNYTEFKFPQIKAHPWQKFMLQRMSGLKCSTEHQKIRVFRARTPPEAMELVAGLLEYTPSGRITPLEACAHPFFDELREQGTRLPNGRELPPLFNFTEYELRIQPSLNSILKPKYMQTSENAGGQSEPVAGSSGNVSDNNVNATLSTSKNTDPGQSSMA
- the LOC408976 gene encoding glycogen synthase kinase-3 beta isoform X19, which produces MERVPEEEGHPAGGVTLKKDRDGNKVTTVVATPGAGPDRPQEISYTDTKVIGNGSFGVVYLAKLCDTEELVAIKKVLQDKRFKNRELQIMRRLEHCNIVKLKYFFYSSGDKNILNATNPVFHVDKDEVYLNLVLEYIPETVYKVARHYNKSKQTIPINFIKLYMYQLFRSLAYIHSLGICHRDIKPQNLLLDPESGVLKLCDFGSAKHLVKGEPNVSYICSRYYRAPELIFGAIDYTTKIDVWSAGCVVAELLLGQPIFPGDSGVDQLVEIIKVLGTPTRDQIREMNPNYTEFKFPQIKAHPWQKFMLQRMSGLKCSTEHQKIRVFRARTPPEAMELVAGLLEYTPSGRITPLEACAHPFFDELREQGTRLPNGRELPPLFNFTEYELRIQPSLNSILKPKYMQTSENAGGQSEPVAGSSGNVSDNNVNATLSTSKNTDPGQSSMA
- the LOC408976 gene encoding protein kinase shaggy isoform X21, producing the protein MSSRPRTTSFADCTNAPSNPPLGGMRVSNRDGNKVTTVVATPGAGPDRPQEISYTDTKVIGNGSFGVVYLAKLCDTEELVAIKKVLQDKRFKNRELQIMRRLEHCNIVKLKYFFYSSGDKKDEVYLNLVLEYIPETVYKVARHYNKSKQTIPINFIKLYMYQLFRSLAYIHSLGICHRDIKPQNLLLDPESGVLKLCDFGSAKHLVKGEPNVSYICSRYYRAPELIFGAIDYTTKIDVWSAGCVVAELLLGQPIFPGDSGVDQLVEIIKVLGTPTRDQIREMNPNYTEFKFPQIKAHPWQKVFRARTPPEAMELVAGLLEYTPSGRITPLEACAHPFFDELREQGTRLPNGRELPPLFNFTEYELRIQPSLNSILKPKYMQTSENAGGQSEPVAGSSGNVSDNNVNATLSTSKNTDPGQSSMA
- the LOC408976 gene encoding glycogen synthase kinase-3 beta isoform X9 codes for the protein MSSRPRTTSFADCTNAPSNPPLGGMRVSRVLEEINSRRLEDGKDRSDNRKKDRDGNKVTTVVATPGAGPDRPQEISYTDTKVIGNGSFGVVYLAKLCDTEELVAIKKVLQDKRFKNRELQIMRRLEHCNIVKLKYFFYSSGDKNILNATNPVFHVDKDEVYLNLVLEYIPETVYKVARHYNKSKQTIPINFIKLYMYQLFRSLAYIHSLGICHRDIKPQNLLLDPESGVLKLCDFGSAKHLVKGEPNVSYICSRYYRAPELIFGAIDYTTKIDVWSAGCVVAELLLGQPIFPGDSGVDQLVEIIKVLGTPTRDQIREMNPNYTEFKFPQIKAHPWQKFMLQRMSGLKCSTEHQKIRVFRARTPPEAMELVAGLLEYTPSGRITPLEACAHPFFDELREQGTRLPNGRELPPLFNFTEYELRIQPSLNSILKPKYMQTSENAGGQSEPVAGSSGNVSDNNVNATLSTSKNTDPGQSSMA
- the LOC408976 gene encoding glycogen synthase kinase-3 beta isoform X5 yields the protein MSSRPRTTSFADCTNAPSNPPLGGMRVSSHPAGGVTLKKGVLEEINSRRLEDGKDRSDNRKKGGVMYNADRDGNKVTTVVATPGAGPDRPQEISYTDTKVIGNGSFGVVYLAKLCDTEELVAIKKVLQDKRFKNRELQIMRRLEHCNIVKLKYFFYSSGDKNILNATNPVFHVDKDEVYLNLVLEYIPETVYKVARHYNKSKQTIPINFIKLYMYQLFRSLAYIHSLGICHRDIKPQNLLLDPESGVLKLCDFGSAKHLVKGEPNVSYICSRYYRAPELIFGAIDYTTKIDVWSAGCVVAELLLGQPIFPGDSGVDQLVEIIKVLGTPTRDQIREMNPNYTEFKFPQIKAHPWQKFMLQRMSGLKCSTEHQKIRVFRARTPPEAMELVAGLLEYTPSGRITPLEACAHPFFDELREQGTRLPNGRELPPLFNFTEYELRIQPSLNSILKPKYMQTSENAGGQSEPVAGSSGNVSDNNVNATLSTSKNTDPGQSSMA
- the LOC408976 gene encoding glycogen synthase kinase-3 beta isoform X11, with product MSSRPRTTSFADCTNAPSNPPLGGMRVSSHPAGGVTLKKGGVMYNADRDGNKVTTVVATPGAGPDRPQEISYTDTKVIGNGSFGVVYLAKLCDTEELVAIKKVLQDKRFKNRELQIMRRLEHCNIVKLKYFFYSSGDKNILNATNPVFHVDKDEVYLNLVLEYIPETVYKVARHYNKSKQTIPINFIKLYMYQLFRSLAYIHSLGICHRDIKPQNLLLDPESGVLKLCDFGSAKHLVKGEPNVSYICSRYYRAPELIFGAIDYTTKIDVWSAGCVVAELLLGQPIFPGDSGVDQLVEIIKVLGTPTRDQIREMNPNYTEFKFPQIKAHPWQKFMLQRMSGLKCSTEHQKIRVFRARTPPEAMELVAGLLEYTPSGRITPLEACAHPFFDELREQGTRLPNGRELPPLFNFTEYELRIQPSLNSILKPKYMQTSENAGGQSEPVAGSSGNVSDNNVNATLSTSKNTDPGQSSMA
- the LOC408976 gene encoding glycogen synthase kinase-3 beta isoform X6; amino-acid sequence: MSSRPRTTSFADCTNAPSNPPLGGMRVSSHPAGGVTLKKGVLEEINSRRLEDGKDRSDNRKKDRDGNKVTTVVATPGAGPDRPQEISYTDTKVIGNGSFGVVYLAKLCDTEELVAIKKVLQDKRFKNRELQIMRRLEHCNIVKLKYFFYSSGDKNILNATNPVFHVDKDEVYLNLVLEYIPETVYKVARHYNKSKQTIPINFIKLYMYQLFRSLAYIHSLGICHRDIKPQNLLLDPESGVLKLCDFGSAKHLVKGEPNVSYICSRYYRAPELIFGAIDYTTKIDVWSAGCVVAELLLGQPIFPGDSGVDQLVEIIKVLGTPTRDQIREMNPNYTEFKFPQIKAHPWQKFMLQRMSGLKCSTEHQKIRVFRARTPPEAMELVAGLLEYTPSGRITPLEACAHPFFDELREQGTRLPNGRELPPLFNFTEYELRIQPSLNSILKPKYMQTSENAGGQSEPVAGSSGNVSDNNVNATLSTSKNTDPGQSSMA